From a single Streptomyces misionensis genomic region:
- the dapE gene encoding succinyl-diaminopimelate desuccinylase encodes MADTTLDLTLDAAALTARLVDLPSESGTEKPLADAVETALRALPHLTVDRYGNNVIARTNLGRAERVVLAGHIDTVPIADNVPSRLDEDGVLWGCGTCDMKSGVAVQLRIAATVPAPNRDLTFVFYDNEEVAAHLNGLRHVAEAHPEWLAGDFAVLLEPSDGEVEGGCQGTLRMLLRTKGERAHSARSWMGANAIHAAAPILERLAAYEPRYPVIDGLEYREGLNAVGISGGVAGNVIPDECVVTVNFRYAPDRTEEEAIAHVHEVFADCGVEEFVIDDHSGGALPGLSHPAAAAFIEAVGGAPRPKYGWTDVSRFAALGIPAVNYGPGNPHLAHKRDERVETAKILAAEERLRGWLTD; translated from the coding sequence ATGGCCGACACCACGCTTGACCTCACGCTGGACGCCGCCGCGCTCACCGCGCGGCTCGTGGACCTCCCCTCCGAGAGCGGCACCGAGAAGCCGCTCGCGGACGCCGTCGAGACCGCCCTGCGCGCCCTGCCGCACCTGACCGTGGACCGGTACGGCAACAACGTGATCGCCCGGACGAACCTGGGCCGCGCCGAGCGGGTCGTGCTGGCCGGACACATCGACACCGTGCCGATCGCGGACAACGTGCCCTCGCGCCTGGACGAGGACGGCGTGCTGTGGGGCTGCGGCACCTGCGACATGAAGTCGGGCGTGGCGGTCCAGCTGCGCATCGCGGCCACGGTCCCCGCCCCCAACCGCGACCTGACCTTCGTCTTCTACGACAACGAGGAGGTCGCCGCCCACCTCAACGGCCTCCGGCATGTCGCCGAGGCCCACCCGGAGTGGCTGGCGGGCGACTTCGCGGTGCTGCTCGAACCCTCCGACGGCGAGGTCGAGGGCGGCTGCCAGGGCACGCTGCGGATGCTGCTGCGGACCAAGGGCGAGCGGGCGCACTCGGCGCGCTCCTGGATGGGCGCCAACGCCATCCACGCGGCCGCGCCGATCCTGGAGCGCCTCGCGGCCTACGAGCCCCGCTACCCGGTGATCGACGGCCTGGAGTACCGCGAGGGCCTGAACGCCGTGGGCATCAGCGGCGGGGTCGCGGGCAACGTCATCCCGGACGAGTGCGTGGTCACCGTCAACTTCCGCTACGCCCCCGACCGCACCGAGGAGGAGGCGATCGCGCACGTCCACGAGGTGTTCGCGGACTGCGGGGTCGAGGAGTTCGTGATCGACGACCACAGCGGCGGCGCGCTGCCCGGCCTCTCCCACCCGGCCGCCGCGGCCTTCATCGAGGCGGTGGGCGGCGCCCCGCGACCCAAGTACGGCTGGACGGACGTCTCCCGCTTCGCCGCGCTCGGCATCCCCGCGGTCAACTACGGCCCCGGCAACCCGCACCTGGCGCACAAGCGGGACGAGCGCGTGGAGACCGCCAAGATCCTCGCGGCCGAGGAGCGGCTGCGCGGCTGGCTCACGGACTAG
- a CDS encoding TIGR00730 family Rossman fold protein: MPTGNPEGKKQPPDEQRLGPVLRRRDQVTASTTDQRLLDERAPNDWVHTDPWRVLRIQSEFIEGFGTLAELPPAISVFGSARTPVDSPEYDAGVRLGRGLVRAGWAVITGGGPGAMEAANKGACEAGGVSVGLGIELPFEQGLNPYVDIGLNFRYFFVRKMMFVKYAQGFVVLPGGLGTLDELFEALTLVQTQKVTRFPIVLFGSEYWGGLVDWLKNTLVASGKALEKDLLLFHVTDDVDEAVALVSKEAAR; encoded by the coding sequence ATGCCTACCGGGAACCCCGAGGGGAAGAAGCAGCCACCGGACGAGCAGCGGCTCGGGCCGGTCCTCCGGCGGCGGGACCAGGTGACGGCGAGCACGACCGACCAGCGGCTGCTGGACGAACGCGCTCCCAACGACTGGGTCCACACCGACCCCTGGCGGGTGCTGCGCATCCAGTCGGAGTTCATCGAGGGCTTCGGCACCCTGGCCGAACTCCCGCCCGCCATCAGCGTGTTCGGCTCGGCCCGCACCCCGGTGGACTCGCCCGAGTACGACGCCGGGGTCCGGCTCGGCCGGGGCCTGGTGCGGGCCGGCTGGGCGGTGATCACCGGCGGCGGCCCCGGCGCCATGGAGGCGGCCAACAAGGGCGCGTGCGAGGCGGGCGGCGTCTCGGTGGGCCTCGGCATCGAGCTGCCCTTCGAGCAGGGCCTGAACCCCTACGTCGACATCGGCCTGAACTTCCGGTACTTCTTCGTCCGGAAGATGATGTTCGTCAAGTACGCCCAGGGGTTCGTCGTCCTGCCCGGCGGCCTCGGCACCCTGGACGAGCTGTTCGAGGCGCTGACCCTGGTGCAGACCCAGAAGGTCACCCGCTTCCCGATCGTCCTCTTCGGCAGCGAGTACTGGGGCGGCCTGGTCGACTGGCTGAAGAACACCCTCGTGGCCTCGGGCAAGGCCCTGGAGAAGGACCTCCTGCTCTTCCACGTCACCGACGACGTGGACGAGGCCGTGGCCCTGGTCTCCAAGGAGGCCGCGCGGTAG
- the folP gene encoding dihydropteroate synthase, translated as MLRLGRREFGPHERVIMAIVNRTPDSFYDRGATFRDEPALARVEQAVAEGAAIIDIGGVKAGPGEEVSAEEEARRTVGFVAEVRRRFPDVIISVDTWRAEVGEAVCEAGADLLNDAWGGADPGLAEVAARYGVGLVCTHAGGAEPRTRPHRVTYDDVMADVLDVTVGLARRAVELGVPRESVLIDPGHDFGKNTRHSLEATRRLDEMVASGWPVLVSLSNKDFVGETLDRPVKERLIGTLATTAVSSWLGAMVYRVHEVAETRQVLDMVSSIAGHRPPAVARRGLA; from the coding sequence ATGCTCAGGCTGGGCAGGCGGGAATTCGGACCGCACGAACGAGTGATCATGGCGATCGTGAACCGGACCCCGGACTCCTTCTACGACCGGGGGGCGACCTTCCGGGACGAGCCGGCCCTGGCGCGGGTGGAGCAGGCGGTCGCCGAGGGCGCGGCGATCATCGACATCGGCGGGGTGAAGGCCGGCCCGGGCGAGGAGGTCTCGGCCGAGGAGGAGGCGCGCCGCACGGTCGGCTTCGTGGCGGAGGTACGGCGCCGCTTCCCGGACGTGATCATCAGCGTGGACACCTGGCGGGCCGAGGTCGGCGAGGCGGTGTGCGAGGCGGGCGCGGATCTGCTGAACGACGCGTGGGGCGGCGCGGACCCCGGCCTCGCCGAGGTCGCGGCGCGGTACGGGGTGGGGCTGGTGTGCACCCACGCGGGCGGCGCCGAGCCGCGCACCCGCCCGCACCGGGTGACGTACGACGACGTCATGGCCGACGTCCTGGACGTGACGGTGGGGCTCGCCCGGCGGGCGGTGGAGCTGGGGGTGCCGCGGGAGTCGGTGCTGATCGACCCGGGGCACGACTTCGGCAAGAACACCCGGCACAGCCTGGAGGCGACGCGCCGGCTGGACGAGATGGTCGCCTCGGGCTGGCCGGTGCTGGTGTCGCTGTCCAACAAGGACTTCGTCGGGGAGACGCTGGACCGGCCGGTCAAGGAGCGGCTGATCGGCACGCTGGCGACGACGGCGGTGTCCTCCTGGCTCGGCGCGATGGTCTACCGCGTCCACGAGGTCGCCGAGACCCGCCAGGTGCTCGACATGGTCTCCTCCATCGCGGGCCACCGCCCCCCTGCGGTGGCCCGTCGGGGGCTGGCGTAG
- a CDS encoding DivIVA domain-containing protein, which yields MVMFLFLVVALAVVVAAVTLAVVGGGESAPLPEAAPERLQDPLPEDRPVGRADIETLRFPLAPRGYRMADVDDALGRLAAELAERDARIAGLESALAGARAAAAQPRQDKPEHPEDQR from the coding sequence ATGGTGATGTTCCTGTTCCTGGTCGTCGCGCTGGCCGTCGTGGTCGCCGCGGTGACCCTCGCCGTGGTGGGCGGCGGCGAAAGCGCCCCGCTGCCCGAGGCCGCGCCCGAGCGGCTCCAGGACCCGCTGCCGGAGGACCGCCCCGTCGGCCGCGCCGACATCGAGACCCTGCGCTTCCCGCTGGCCCCGCGCGGCTACCGGATGGCCGACGTGGACGACGCCCTCGGCCGGCTCGCCGCCGAACTCGCCGAGCGGGACGCCCGGATCGCCGGCCTGGAATCCGCGCTGGCCGGCGCCCGGGCCGCCGCCGCACAGCCCCGGCAGGACAAGCCCGAGCACCCGGAGGACCAGCGATGA
- a CDS encoding DNA-3-methyladenine glycosylase I — protein MTAAVAGPDGALRCPWALSTEDYVSYHDEEWGRPVHGDDALFERLSLEAFQSGLSWITILRRRPGFRTAFAGFSIEKVAAFTDEDRERLLADPGIIRNRAKIDATLANARVLAGWSDGELDELIWSHAPDPATRPAPKTLADVPAVTPQSTALSKALKKRGLKFVGPTTAYALMQACGLVDDHLEACVARGAREGRHRPE, from the coding sequence ATGACCGCCGCCGTCGCCGGGCCGGACGGCGCGCTGCGCTGCCCCTGGGCCCTGTCCACCGAGGACTACGTCTCGTACCACGACGAGGAGTGGGGGCGCCCCGTCCACGGCGACGACGCCCTCTTCGAACGGCTCAGCCTGGAGGCCTTCCAGTCCGGCCTGTCCTGGATCACCATCCTGCGCCGCCGCCCGGGCTTCCGCACGGCCTTCGCGGGCTTCTCCATCGAGAAGGTCGCCGCCTTCACCGACGAGGACCGCGAGCGGCTGCTGGCCGACCCCGGCATCATCCGCAACCGCGCCAAGATCGACGCCACGCTGGCCAACGCCCGCGTCCTCGCCGGCTGGTCCGACGGCGAACTGGACGAACTGATCTGGTCCCACGCCCCCGACCCCGCGACCCGCCCGGCCCCGAAGACCCTGGCGGACGTCCCGGCGGTCACCCCCCAGTCCACGGCCCTGTCCAAGGCGCTGAAGAAGCGGGGCCTGAAGTTCGTGGGACCCACGACGGCGTACGCGCTGATGCAGGCGTGCGGACTGGTGGACGACCACCTGGAGGCGTGCGTCGCCCGTGGCGCCCGGGAGGGGCGTCACCGCCCCGAGTAG
- a CDS encoding enoyl-CoA hydratase/isomerase family protein produces the protein MADTVLYEVSDGLATITLNRPEAMNALNVEAKVALREAAREAAGDPAVRAILLTAAGDRAFCVGQDLKEHIGLLAKDRETGSGQTMSTVGEHYNPIVRALAGAAKPVVAAVNGVAAGAGFGFALAADYRVVADTASFNTSFAGVALTGDSGISWTLPRVVGPGRAADLLLFPRSIGAQDALELGIANRVVPSGELRAEAEKVARTLASGPTVAYAAIKEAMAFGLTHSLSETLDKEDELQTRAGRSEDHAIAVQAFVDKEKPRYSGR, from the coding sequence ATGGCCGACACCGTGCTCTACGAGGTGAGCGACGGGCTCGCGACGATCACGCTGAACCGCCCCGAGGCGATGAACGCGCTGAACGTCGAGGCCAAGGTCGCCCTGCGAGAGGCGGCGCGGGAGGCGGCCGGCGACCCGGCCGTGCGGGCGATCCTGCTGACCGCGGCCGGGGACCGGGCGTTCTGCGTGGGCCAGGACCTCAAGGAGCACATCGGGCTGCTGGCCAAGGACCGGGAGACCGGCTCCGGGCAGACGATGAGCACGGTCGGGGAGCACTACAACCCGATCGTGCGGGCCCTCGCCGGGGCGGCGAAGCCGGTGGTCGCCGCGGTGAACGGGGTCGCGGCCGGGGCCGGGTTCGGCTTCGCCCTCGCCGCGGACTACCGCGTCGTCGCCGACACGGCGTCCTTCAACACCTCGTTCGCGGGGGTCGCCCTGACCGGTGACTCCGGGATCTCCTGGACGCTGCCCCGGGTGGTCGGGCCCGGCCGCGCGGCCGACCTGCTGCTCTTCCCGCGCAGCATCGGCGCGCAGGACGCGCTGGAGCTGGGCATCGCGAACCGGGTCGTGCCGTCCGGCGAGCTGCGGGCCGAGGCCGAGAAGGTGGCGCGCACGCTCGCCTCGGGCCCGACGGTGGCGTACGCGGCGATCAAGGAGGCGATGGCCTTCGGGCTGACGCACTCGCTGTCGGAGACCCTCGACAAGGAGGACGAGCTCCAGACCCGGGCCGGGCGGTCCGAGGACCACGCGATCGCCGTGCAGGCGTTCGTCGACAAGGAGAAGCCGCGCTACTCGGGGCGGTGA
- a CDS encoding DUF3117 domain-containing protein — MAAMKPRTGDGPLEVTKEGRGIVMRVPLEGGGRLVVELTPDEAEALGDALKKVVV, encoded by the coding sequence ATGGCGGCCATGAAGCCGCGGACGGGCGATGGCCCGCTCGAGGTGACCAAGGAGGGGCGGGGCATCGTCATGCGCGTTCCGCTCGAAGGCGGCGGTCGACTCGTCGTCGAGCTGACCCCTGACGAGGCCGAGGCGCTCGGTGACGCCCTCAAGAAGGTCGTCGTCTGA
- a CDS encoding O-methyltransferase, translated as MCGFPTPTDTVTPRHPWGQERVITGNRQTSSAFADAFAAEDEALLWARDRARDAGLRSVSPGTGSALRLLAASVDAKAVAEIGTGCGVSGIHLLHGMRPDGVLTTVDSEPEHQQFARQAFRACGFASNRARFIPGRALEVLPRLADAGYDLVFCDGDRLEYLDYFAESLRLLRSGGVVVFEGVFASGRTVDSGPQPSEVLRLRELLRTVRESQEMVTSLLPVGDGLLCAVKR; from the coding sequence ATCTGCGGGTTCCCGACGCCAACGGATACAGTCACGCCGAGGCATCCATGGGGACAGGAGAGGGTCATTACCGGCAACCGGCAGACGAGCTCGGCATTCGCCGACGCCTTTGCCGCCGAGGACGAAGCGCTGCTCTGGGCCCGCGACCGCGCCCGTGACGCGGGACTTCGCTCGGTGTCGCCCGGCACGGGCTCCGCGCTGCGCCTGCTCGCCGCCTCCGTGGACGCGAAGGCCGTCGCGGAGATCGGCACGGGCTGCGGGGTGTCCGGAATCCATCTGCTGCACGGCATGCGCCCGGACGGGGTGCTCACCACGGTCGATTCGGAGCCGGAGCACCAGCAGTTCGCCCGGCAGGCCTTCCGCGCCTGCGGCTTCGCCAGCAACCGGGCCCGCTTCATCCCCGGCCGCGCCCTGGAGGTGCTGCCCCGGCTCGCGGACGCGGGCTACGACCTCGTCTTCTGCGACGGGGACCGGCTGGAGTACCTGGACTACTTCGCCGAGTCGCTGCGGCTGCTGCGCTCCGGCGGCGTGGTGGTCTTCGAGGGGGTCTTCGCGAGCGGCCGCACGGTCGACTCGGGGCCGCAGCCGTCGGAGGTGCTGCGGCTGCGGGAGCTGCTGCGCACGGTGCGCGAGAGCCAGGAGATGGTCACGTCGCTGCTGCCGGTCGGCGACGGGCTGCTGTGCGCGGTCAAGCGGTGA
- the sigE gene encoding RNA polymerase sigma factor SigE has translation MLRRFLGSAGRPKSVTDTAADHHAAGLAPGEPQTATFTSDADGQAWTPPTWEEIVSTHSARVYRLAYRLTGNQHDAEDLTQEVFVRVFRSLSTYSPGTFEGWLHRITTNLFLDMVRRKQRIRFDALGEDAAERLASREPTPQQLFNDAHFDADVQQALDTLAPEFRAAVVLCDIEGLSYEEIAATLGVKLGTVRSRIHRGRSQLRKALAHRSPEARAAERRSFLARVPALGGGGATA, from the coding sequence GTGCTGCGGCGCTTCCTCGGGTCGGCGGGCAGGCCGAAATCCGTGACCGACACCGCTGCTGACCACCACGCCGCCGGACTCGCCCCGGGTGAGCCCCAGACCGCGACCTTCACCAGTGACGCGGACGGGCAGGCGTGGACTCCGCCCACCTGGGAGGAGATCGTCAGCACCCACAGCGCCCGCGTCTACCGCCTGGCCTACCGCCTCACGGGCAACCAGCACGACGCTGAGGACCTCACCCAGGAGGTCTTCGTGCGCGTCTTCCGCTCGCTGTCGACGTACTCGCCGGGCACCTTCGAGGGCTGGCTGCACCGCATCACCACCAACCTCTTCCTGGACATGGTCCGGCGCAAGCAGCGCATCCGCTTCGACGCCCTCGGCGAGGACGCGGCCGAGCGCCTGGCCAGCCGCGAACCCACCCCGCAGCAGCTCTTCAACGACGCCCACTTCGACGCGGACGTCCAGCAGGCCCTGGACACCCTGGCGCCCGAGTTCCGCGCCGCCGTCGTGCTGTGCGACATCGAGGGGCTGTCGTACGAGGAGATCGCCGCGACCCTCGGCGTGAAGCTCGGCACCGTCCGCTCCCGCATCCACCGCGGCCGCTCCCAGCTCCGCAAGGCCCTCGCGCACCGCTCACCGGAGGCCCGCGCGGCCGAGCGGCGCTCGTTCCTGGCCCGGGTCCCCGCGCTGGGGGGAGGGGGCGCGACGGCGTGA
- a CDS encoding zf-HC2 domain-containing protein gives MSGSRQKPAEGTRLAEQHLGDRLSALVDGELGHDTRERVLAHLATCARCKAEADAQRALKNAFAAAPPPPPSASLLARLQGLPGGGPDGGGAPATGLLGSGSEAPVSGSPGVFGTGRGFSFGYVPARPHGPGPAVEDGGFRIHPVGRPDDGRAASRGLRFAFAAAGAVSLAAVALGGVTTAIPGSPAADARGSGTGSNVVPAGTTGTGGATGGTGAGTADTQRRRPGPLLAQGGTLLGHTTAATPPTAVTAPLVPGAPAPSAGPDQGLGARLSAPLMAGATAVSPLIRLPDKATGLPLTKWSTAPMVPGVLSDSLPGTPATPSTSPSAPQRAR, from the coding sequence GTGAGCGGATCGCGACAGAAACCCGCCGAGGGGACACGCCTCGCCGAGCAGCATCTGGGAGACCGGCTCTCCGCCCTGGTGGACGGAGAGCTCGGCCATGACACGCGGGAACGCGTCCTCGCCCACCTGGCCACCTGCGCCCGCTGCAAGGCGGAGGCGGACGCCCAGCGCGCGCTGAAGAACGCCTTCGCGGCGGCGCCCCCGCCCCCGCCCTCGGCGAGCCTGCTGGCCCGCCTCCAGGGCCTGCCCGGCGGCGGCCCCGACGGCGGCGGCGCCCCGGCCACCGGACTGCTCGGCAGCGGCTCCGAGGCCCCGGTCTCCGGCTCCCCGGGCGTCTTCGGCACCGGGCGCGGCTTCTCCTTCGGCTACGTCCCGGCGCGCCCGCACGGCCCCGGCCCCGCCGTCGAGGACGGCGGCTTCCGCATCCATCCCGTGGGCCGCCCGGACGACGGCCGCGCCGCCTCGCGCGGGCTGCGGTTCGCGTTCGCCGCCGCGGGCGCGGTGTCGCTGGCCGCGGTCGCCCTCGGCGGCGTGACCACCGCCATCCCCGGCTCCCCGGCCGCGGACGCCCGCGGCTCCGGCACCGGCAGCAACGTGGTCCCGGCCGGCACCACGGGCACCGGCGGCGCCACCGGCGGCACCGGCGCGGGCACGGCCGACACCCAGCGCCGACGCCCCGGCCCGCTGCTCGCCCAGGGCGGCACCCTGCTCGGGCACACGACGGCGGCGACACCGCCGACCGCCGTCACCGCGCCCCTGGTGCCCGGCGCCCCCGCTCCCTCGGCCGGACCGGACCAGGGCCTCGGCGCCCGGCTGAGCGCACCGCTGATGGCGGGCGCGACCGCCGTCTCCCCGCTGATACGCCTGCCGGACAAGGCCACGGGCCTGCCGCTGACCAAGTGGTCCACGGCCCCGATGGTCCCCGGCGTGCTCTCCGACTCCCTCCCCGGCACCCCCGCCACCCCCTCGACGTCCCCGAGCGCCCCGCAGCGGGCGCGCTGA
- a CDS encoding S1C family serine protease: MNEGNRVPPGAGTEGAAGTGPTPDGDFELAKPERPTPLHEPDPYSTPPYGEPGPWAPAPPVQHPGTTPTHGTPLPPPPGGPHGRAPAPAPAFPGAPSPAAPSAPFAPAPASTGVPAPAPAAAPLPETAPVQGSTAVPEPVAAGGPIPVSPAAPGPAQDPWGRYDPWGRGPLQQAGAVPDGARRGGRRGTRFLVAWTLVVALLASGIGGVVGAYVEREGLGGEVTLPQAKSVPAGRAPDSVAGIAARALPSVVTLHVSGSGEEGTGTGFVLDDRGHILTNNHVVAPAASGGKISATFSDGDSVRATVVGRDSGYDLAVVQVHGVRGLTPLTLGDSDGVRVGDPVVAIGAPFDLANTVTAGIISAKERPITAGGEEGDGSDVSYVDALQTDAPINPGNSGGPLLDSRAHVIGINSAIRSADGGSDTEGGQAGSIGLGFAIPVNQARRVAEELINDGHATHPVIGVTLDMGYTGDGARIDDHSANGGPAVLKGGPGERAGLAPGDLITRVDGERVHTGEELIVKIRAHRPGDRLRLTVVHGGAEREVSLVLGASEQN; this comes from the coding sequence ATGAACGAGGGGAACCGCGTCCCGCCGGGAGCGGGTACGGAGGGGGCGGCGGGGACCGGTCCGACGCCGGACGGCGACTTCGAGCTGGCCAAGCCGGAGCGCCCCACGCCGTTGCACGAACCGGACCCCTACAGCACCCCGCCCTACGGCGAGCCGGGCCCCTGGGCCCCCGCCCCGCCGGTCCAGCACCCGGGCACCACCCCGACGCACGGCACACCGCTGCCGCCGCCACCGGGCGGCCCGCACGGCCGGGCCCCGGCACCCGCGCCCGCGTTCCCGGGCGCGCCTTCGCCGGCCGCCCCGTCCGCCCCGTTCGCCCCGGCCCCGGCGTCCACCGGCGTACCGGCACCCGCCCCGGCCGCGGCGCCCCTTCCCGAAACGGCGCCCGTCCAGGGCTCCACGGCGGTCCCCGAGCCCGTCGCGGCCGGCGGCCCCATCCCGGTGTCCCCGGCCGCCCCGGGGCCCGCACAGGACCCCTGGGGGCGTTACGACCCGTGGGGGCGAGGGCCGCTCCAGCAGGCCGGCGCCGTGCCGGACGGCGCGCGGCGGGGCGGGCGGCGGGGCACGCGGTTCCTGGTCGCCTGGACCCTGGTGGTCGCCCTGCTGGCGTCCGGGATCGGCGGCGTCGTCGGCGCCTACGTCGAACGCGAGGGCCTCGGCGGCGAGGTGACCCTGCCGCAGGCCAAGAGCGTGCCCGCCGGGCGCGCCCCGGACAGCGTGGCCGGGATCGCCGCCCGCGCCCTGCCCAGCGTCGTCACCCTGCACGTCTCCGGCTCCGGCGAGGAGGGCACCGGCACCGGCTTCGTGCTCGACGACCGCGGCCACATCCTCACCAACAACCACGTGGTCGCACCCGCCGCGTCGGGCGGGAAGATATCCGCGACGTTCAGCGACGGCGACTCCGTCCGGGCCACGGTCGTCGGCCGGGACAGCGGCTACGACCTCGCCGTGGTCCAGGTGCACGGCGTGCGCGGGCTCACCCCGCTGACCCTGGGCGACTCCGACGGCGTCCGGGTCGGCGACCCGGTCGTGGCCATCGGCGCCCCCTTCGACCTCGCCAACACCGTCACCGCGGGCATCATCAGCGCCAAGGAGCGGCCCATCACCGCGGGCGGCGAGGAGGGCGACGGCAGCGACGTGTCCTACGTGGACGCCCTGCAGACCGACGCCCCGATCAACCCGGGCAACTCCGGCGGGCCGCTGCTCGACTCCCGGGCCCACGTCATCGGCATCAACTCGGCCATCCGCTCCGCCGACGGCGGCTCGGACACCGAGGGCGGCCAGGCCGGCTCCATCGGCCTGGGCTTCGCCATCCCGGTCAACCAGGCCCGGCGCGTCGCCGAGGAACTGATCAACGACGGCCACGCCACCCACCCGGTCATCGGCGTCACCCTCGACATGGGCTACACCGGCGACGGCGCCCGCATCGACGACCACAGCGCGAACGGCGGCCCCGCCGTCCTCAAGGGCGGTCCCGGCGAACGGGCCGGGCTCGCGCCGGGCGACCTGATCACCCGGGTCGACGGGGAGCGGGTCCACACGGGTGAGGAGCTGATCGTCAAGATCCGCGCCCACCGGCCCGGCGACCGGCTGCGGCTGACGGTCGTACACGGCGGTGCCGAGCGGGAGGTCTCACTCGTCCTGGGCGCCTCGGAGCAGAACTGA
- a CDS encoding sec-independent translocase → MFNDIGPMELLTIIVIAVLVFGPDKLPKVIQDVTRTIRKIREFSESAKQDIRSELGPEFKDFDFEDLNPKTFLRKQLGNDDLGLQEIRNGFDLKKEMAEITDAVNGRDTGSAPSSASSSSSEAASPAAGGKIDMTKKSEDPGKDERPPFDFDAT, encoded by the coding sequence GTGTTCAATGACATAGGGCCAATGGAGCTACTGACGATCATCGTCATCGCGGTGCTCGTGTTCGGTCCGGACAAGCTCCCCAAGGTCATCCAGGACGTCACCCGGACCATCCGGAAGATCCGCGAGTTCTCGGAGAGCGCCAAGCAGGACATCCGCAGCGAACTGGGTCCCGAGTTCAAGGACTTCGACTTCGAGGACCTCAACCCGAAGACGTTCCTGCGCAAGCAGCTGGGCAACGACGACCTGGGCCTCCAGGAGATCCGCAACGGCTTCGACCTGAAGAAGGAGATGGCCGAGATCACGGACGCGGTGAACGGCCGCGACACCGGCTCCGCTCCCTCCTCTGCCTCCTCGTCCTCCTCCGAGGCGGCCTCCCCCGCCGCCGGCGGGAAGATCGACATGACCAAGAAGTCCGAGGACCCCGGCAAGGACGAGCGGCCCCCGTTCGACTTCGACGCCACGTAA
- a CDS encoding Mrp/NBP35 family ATP-binding protein: MATEDAVREALATVNDPEINRPITELGMVKSVEIGEDGAVAVTVYLTVSGCPMRDTITRRVTEAVTRVEGVTRVDVTLDVMSDEQRRELAEALRGGQAEREVPFAKPGNLTRVYAVASGKGGVGKSSVTVNLAAAMAADGLKVGVVDADIYGHSVPRMLGADGRPTQVENMIMPPSANGVKVISIGMFTPGNAPVVWRGPMLHRALQQFLADVYWGDLDVLLLDLPPGTGDIAISVAQLVPNAEILVVTTPQQAAAEVAERAGSIAVQTHQKIVGVVENMSGLPCPHCGEMVDVFGTGGGQLVADGLTRTTGTSVPVLGSIPIDVRLREGGDEGKPVVLTDPDSPAGAALRSIAGKLGGRQRGLSGMSLGLTPKNKF; this comes from the coding sequence ATGGCTACGGAAGACGCGGTGCGCGAGGCACTGGCGACGGTGAACGACCCCGAGATCAACCGCCCCATCACCGAGCTGGGGATGGTCAAATCGGTGGAGATCGGGGAGGACGGCGCGGTCGCGGTCACCGTGTACCTGACGGTCTCCGGCTGCCCCATGCGCGACACGATCACCCGGCGTGTCACCGAGGCCGTCACGCGGGTCGAGGGCGTCACCCGGGTCGACGTCACGCTCGACGTGATGAGCGACGAGCAGCGCCGGGAGCTGGCCGAGGCACTGCGCGGCGGCCAGGCCGAGCGCGAGGTGCCGTTCGCCAAGCCGGGCAACCTCACCCGGGTCTACGCGGTCGCCTCCGGCAAGGGCGGCGTCGGCAAGTCCTCGGTCACGGTGAACCTGGCGGCGGCGATGGCGGCCGACGGTCTCAAGGTGGGCGTCGTGGACGCCGACATCTACGGCCACTCGGTGCCGCGCATGCTGGGCGCGGACGGCCGTCCCACCCAGGTCGAGAACATGATCATGCCGCCGTCGGCGAACGGCGTGAAGGTCATCTCCATCGGCATGTTCACCCCGGGCAACGCCCCGGTGGTCTGGCGCGGCCCCATGCTGCACCGGGCCCTCCAGCAGTTCCTGGCGGACGTCTACTGGGGCGACCTGGACGTCCTGCTGCTCGACCTGCCGCCGGGCACCGGTGACATCGCGATCTCCGTGGCCCAGCTGGTCCCGAACGCCGAGATCCTGGTCGTCACGACCCCGCAGCAGGCGGCGGCCGAGGTGGCCGAGCGCGCCGGTTCCATCGCGGTGCAGACGCACCAGAAGATCGTCGGCGTGGTCGAGAACATGTCCGGCCTGCCCTGCCCGCACTGCGGCGAGATGGTCGACGTCTTCGGCACGGGCGGCGGCCAGCTGGTCGCCGACGGCCTGACCCGCACCACCGGCACCTCGGTCCCGGTCCTCGGCTCCATCCCCATCGACGTCCGGCTGCGCGAGGGCGGCGACGAGGGCAAGCCGGTCGTGCTGACCGACCCCGACTCCCCCGCGGGCGCGGCCCTGCGCTCGATCGCGGGCAAGCTGGGCGGCCGGCAGCGCGGTCTGTCGGGCATGTCCCTGGGGCTGACCCCGAAGAACAAGTTCTGA